In Pseudonocardia sp. C8, one genomic interval encodes:
- a CDS encoding BlaI/MecI/CopY family transcriptional regulator: protein MRGRLGELEAAVMDVLWTGDTPCRVRDVRRHLAPTRPLAYTTVMTVLDNLHRKGWVQRELDGRAYLYRPAASREEETARALRDLLDAAGDTEAVLLHFARSVSERESAVLRDALAGPEAG, encoded by the coding sequence ATGCGAGGTCGACTCGGCGAGCTCGAGGCCGCCGTCATGGATGTGCTGTGGACCGGTGATACGCCGTGCCGGGTCCGGGACGTCCGCCGCCACCTCGCCCCGACCCGCCCGCTCGCCTACACGACCGTCATGACCGTGCTGGACAACCTGCACCGCAAGGGCTGGGTGCAGCGCGAGCTCGACGGCCGGGCCTACCTGTACCGCCCCGCCGCCAGCCGCGAGGAGGAGACCGCGCGGGCGCTGCGCGACCTGCTGGACGCCGCGGGCGACACCGAGGCCGTGCTGCTGCACTTCGCCCGGTCGGTGTCCGAGCGGGAGTCCGCGGTGCTGCGCGACGCGCTCGCCGGACCGGAAGCCGGGTGA
- a CDS encoding SDR family oxidoreductase, which translates to MRHLVTGATGYIGGRLAPRLLGHGPDTGRVPSPDTGPTHVRCLVRYPDALAGRAWADDVEIVRGDLLDPESVRAACADVDVVHLLAPEAVTARAAPIVAGAARDAGVHRIVHLGRLHPGAAPVAETLLRAEVPAVVLRAAMVLGPGAASFEILRHLTERLPVLAPGWADRPVQPIAVRDVLDYLVGAAELPGEPNRTFDVGGPDVLTYLEMMRRYAAVAGLPPRRVLPLPGRSPAPAAHWAGVVSPVPASVARPLIEPPARGAVCTEDDIRSAVPDPPGGLLGFGRTVELALARTVDGDVETRWSDATAPGVPSDPLPADLGGEPVYLDERARDCAASPERLWQVVAGIGGERGWYSFPLAWSVRGWMDRAAGGVGLTRGRRDPDTVRTGDAVDWWRVERVREPGGHRPPADDLPPAWGLLRLRAEMKVSGRAWLEMSVAPRGGGSTYRQRAVFIPHGVAGRLYWWSVAPFHGIVFGGMVRSITRAAERAGHGPVRHRASRLRARRRSPDRAA; encoded by the coding sequence GTGCGCCACCTCGTCACCGGAGCGACCGGCTACATCGGCGGACGGCTCGCCCCGCGGCTGCTGGGCCACGGCCCGGACACCGGCCGCGTACCGTCCCCGGACACCGGTCCCACGCACGTCCGCTGCCTCGTGCGCTACCCGGACGCGCTCGCCGGCCGGGCCTGGGCCGACGACGTGGAGATCGTGCGGGGTGACCTGCTCGACCCGGAGAGCGTGCGGGCGGCCTGCGCGGACGTCGACGTCGTGCACCTCCTGGCCCCGGAGGCCGTCACCGCGCGGGCCGCGCCGATCGTCGCGGGCGCCGCGCGGGACGCCGGGGTGCACCGGATCGTCCACCTGGGACGGTTGCATCCCGGTGCCGCGCCGGTGGCCGAGACGCTGCTGCGCGCCGAGGTTCCGGCGGTCGTCCTGCGGGCCGCGATGGTCCTCGGGCCGGGTGCGGCGAGCTTCGAGATCCTGCGCCACCTGACCGAGCGGCTGCCGGTGCTCGCACCGGGGTGGGCGGACCGGCCGGTCCAGCCGATCGCGGTGCGGGACGTCCTGGACTACCTCGTGGGGGCCGCGGAGCTTCCCGGGGAGCCGAACCGGACGTTCGACGTCGGCGGCCCGGACGTCCTCACCTACCTCGAGATGATGCGTCGCTACGCGGCCGTCGCCGGTCTCCCGCCCCGCCGGGTCCTGCCGCTGCCGGGACGGTCCCCGGCGCCGGCCGCGCACTGGGCGGGCGTGGTGTCGCCGGTGCCGGCGTCGGTCGCGCGTCCCCTGATCGAGCCGCCGGCGCGCGGGGCCGTCTGCACCGAGGACGACATCCGGTCCGCGGTGCCCGACCCGCCCGGAGGGCTACTCGGCTTCGGGCGCACCGTCGAGCTCGCGCTGGCCCGGACGGTCGACGGCGACGTGGAGACCCGCTGGTCGGACGCGACGGCGCCGGGCGTGCCGTCCGACCCGCTGCCCGCCGACCTCGGCGGCGAACCGGTCTACCTCGACGAGCGTGCCCGGGACTGCGCGGCGTCCCCCGAGCGGCTGTGGCAGGTCGTGGCGGGGATCGGCGGCGAGCGCGGCTGGTACTCGTTCCCGCTCGCCTGGTCGGTGCGCGGGTGGATGGACCGCGCCGCCGGCGGGGTGGGGCTCACCCGCGGCCGCCGTGACCCGGACACCGTCCGCACCGGGGACGCCGTGGACTGGTGGCGGGTGGAACGGGTCCGCGAACCGGGCGGGCACCGGCCACCGGCCGACGACCTGCCCCCGGCCTGGGGGCTGCTGCGGTTGCGCGCGGAGATGAAGGTTTCGGGGCGGGCCTGGCTGGAGATGTCGGTGGCACCGCGGGGCGGCGGCTCGACCTACCGGCAGCGGGCCGTGTTCATCCCGCACGGGGTGGCCGGCCGGCTGTACTGGTGGTCGGTCGCGCCGTTCCACGGGATCGTGTTCGGCGGGATGGTCCGCTCGATCACGCGGGCCGCCGAGCGGGCCGGCCACGGGCCGGTCCGGCACCGCGCGTCCCGGCTCCGGGCGCGCCGCCGCAGCCCGGACCGGGCGGCCTGA